One genomic segment of Pandoraea thiooxydans includes these proteins:
- the argF gene encoding ornithine carbamoyltransferase: MTAKSIKHYLQFNDFTLEEYGYVLERARILKQKFKNYETYHPLHDRTLAMIFEKSSTRTRLSFEAGIHQLGGHAVFLNTRDTQLGRGEPIEDAAQVISRMVDIIMIRTFGQDILERFAEYSRVPVINGLTNEYHPCQVLADIFTFYEHRGPIQGKTVTWIGDANNMSYTWIQAAEIFGFTFHISTPPGYRLDPAMVNESSRACLREFDDPRAACAGADLISTDVWTSMGYEAENEARKAAFENWCVDADLMAQAKPDALFMHCLPAHRGEEVSAEVIDGTQSVVWDEAENRLHVQKALMEYLLLGKLN, encoded by the coding sequence ATGACCGCCAAATCTATCAAGCATTACCTGCAATTCAACGACTTCACGCTGGAAGAGTACGGTTATGTGCTGGAGCGCGCCCGCATTCTGAAACAGAAGTTCAAGAACTACGAAACGTATCACCCGCTGCACGACCGAACATTGGCCATGATTTTCGAGAAAAGTTCGACGCGGACCCGTTTGTCGTTCGAGGCGGGCATTCACCAATTGGGCGGCCACGCGGTATTTTTGAACACGCGCGACACCCAGCTCGGGCGGGGCGAGCCGATCGAAGACGCGGCCCAGGTGATTTCACGCATGGTCGACATCATCATGATCCGCACGTTCGGGCAGGACATTCTCGAACGATTCGCCGAATACTCCCGGGTGCCGGTCATCAACGGTCTGACCAACGAATATCATCCGTGCCAGGTACTGGCCGACATCTTTACCTTTTACGAACATCGCGGCCCGATTCAGGGCAAAACGGTGACCTGGATCGGCGATGCCAACAACATGTCGTACACCTGGATCCAGGCGGCCGAAATCTTCGGTTTCACATTCCACATCTCCACACCGCCCGGCTACCGCCTGGACCCGGCGATGGTCAACGAATCGAGTCGCGCGTGCCTGCGCGAATTCGACGACCCCCGCGCGGCTTGCGCTGGCGCCGACCTGATCTCGACCGACGTGTGGACCAGCATGGGCTACGAAGCCGAGAACGAGGCCCGCAAGGCGGCATTCGAAAACTGGTGCGTCGACGCCGACCTGATGGCCCAGGCCAAACCGGATGCCCTGTTCATGCATTGCCTGCCCGCGCACCGCGGCGAGGAAGTCAGCGCCGAGGTCATCGACGGCACGCAAAGCGTCGTGTGGGACGAGGCGGAGAACCGGCTGCACGTCCAAAAAGCGCTGATGGAATACCTGCTGCTGGGCAAACTGAATTGA